A single Sporosarcina sp. FSL W8-0480 DNA region contains:
- a CDS encoding TolB domain-containing protein, whose amino-acid sequence MKLFQILFVLFLVTPQVFHADISTDQVKVAFTRSGYLFVKTEGKEEKITKEKAVYPYPPEWSYDGKLLLYQKLVTDSPDDPDKMSNELWVYDVKTKKHQKIFYNGNNPQWSPTENIVSFNAGGVLNISDLKNFYNIALGVDDYIWQPDGKGFIASSGATLRPDGWTHTILYTISIEDGYKNIPDVMNNGKKLFAIPKEVKKDDVSVISIGAEKLTFSPDGKWISFVISPTASWSMDSDMLAVISADGKDFEVIDEVILEFTPKWAYTKNLLGYIAGGGRIVFGFKNKDMKVTEIPADSTVNLTPKNYADLGFTWIDDNSLVVSRVRETEWSNDPKKRPKPVLCFVSLTGVRQLQVTNPPNGEGDYQPQFLPSIGNLSWLRKSDFAEGHGDLWKAERNGENAELWIKDVELYSIYQQHTKTGSQ is encoded by the coding sequence ATGAAGCTATTTCAAATACTGTTCGTTTTATTTCTTGTAACACCACAGGTCTTTCATGCCGACATATCCACAGATCAGGTGAAAGTTGCTTTTACACGCAGTGGCTATCTTTTTGTTAAAACAGAAGGTAAGGAAGAAAAAATAACCAAGGAAAAAGCTGTGTATCCCTACCCACCGGAATGGTCGTATGATGGCAAATTGTTGCTATACCAAAAACTTGTGACCGATTCTCCTGATGATCCCGATAAAATGTCAAATGAGTTATGGGTATATGATGTAAAAACTAAAAAGCATCAAAAAATATTTTATAACGGCAATAATCCTCAATGGTCACCAACCGAGAATATTGTTTCCTTCAATGCGGGGGGTGTTTTAAATATTTCCGATTTGAAAAACTTCTACAATATTGCATTAGGGGTAGATGATTATATATGGCAGCCCGACGGTAAAGGTTTCATTGCTTCTTCCGGAGCTACTCTTCGACCAGACGGTTGGACCCATACCATCCTTTATACAATTTCAATAGAGGATGGGTATAAAAACATTCCCGACGTGATGAATAACGGTAAAAAACTATTCGCCATCCCGAAAGAGGTCAAAAAAGATGATGTCAGCGTCATTTCTATCGGTGCTGAAAAACTCACCTTCTCCCCCGATGGAAAATGGATTTCCTTTGTCATTTCTCCCACTGCCTCATGGTCGATGGACAGCGATATGCTTGCGGTCATTTCTGCTGACGGAAAAGACTTTGAAGTGATTGACGAAGTGATTTTGGAGTTCACTCCCAAATGGGCATATACGAAAAACCTGCTTGGATACATAGCAGGCGGAGGACGGATTGTCTTCGGCTTTAAAAATAAGGATATGAAAGTAACGGAGATACCCGCTGATTCAACTGTAAACCTGACACCAAAGAATTATGCGGATTTGGGATTTACATGGATTGATGATAATTCACTTGTTGTTTCGAGAGTTCGTGAAACCGAATGGTCGAATGATCCGAAAAAACGTCCGAAACCTGTATTGTGTTTTGTTTCATTAACTGGAGTACGGCAACTCCAAGTGACAAATCCTCCAAATGGTGAAGGAGATTATCAGCCACAGTTCTTGCCTTCAATTGGAAACCTGTCATGGCTTAGAAAAAGTGATTTTGCAGAGGGACACGGAGATTTATGGAAAGCGGAGCGAAACGGGGAAAATGCGGAACTTTGGATTAAAGATGTAGAGTTATACTCTATTTATCAACAACATACAAAAACGGGTTCTCAATGA
- a CDS encoding cytochrome c oxidase subunit 3: MKIDNSLPLEYATEQNKMNIFGFWVFIGAEVMLFATLFATYFTLENRIGNGPAGAEIFELTPVLIETLVLLTSSFMIGLGIHAMRIGRKNAMLTFFGITLLLGLTFLGVEIYEFMHYAHVGAGLQVSAFTGILLTTLGTHGAHVTVGLFWGLFIMMQVKKKGITPQTANKSFIFSLYWHFLDVVWIFIFSFIYLKGLM; encoded by the coding sequence ATGAAAATAGATAACTCGCTTCCTCTTGAATATGCAACTGAACAAAATAAGATGAATATATTCGGTTTCTGGGTTTTCATTGGCGCCGAAGTAATGCTTTTTGCAACCCTCTTCGCGACGTACTTCACATTGGAAAACCGTATTGGAAATGGGCCGGCAGGAGCAGAGATATTTGAGCTCACTCCTGTTCTTATTGAAACGTTAGTGCTGTTAACAAGTAGTTTCATGATTGGTCTTGGTATCCATGCAATGAGAATCGGACGAAAGAATGCCATGTTGACTTTCTTTGGAATTACATTGCTACTTGGTCTTACGTTCCTTGGTGTTGAGATTTATGAGTTCATGCATTATGCGCATGTTGGTGCGGGTCTTCAGGTTAGTGCCTTCACTGGTATTTTATTAACGACTTTGGGGACGCACGGGGCTCACGTAACAGTTGGTCTTTTCTGGGGATTATTCATCATGATGCAGGTGAAGAAGAAGGGCATTACGCCTCAAACGGCGAATAAGTCGTTTATCTTCTCGCTTTACTGGCACTTCTTAGATGTTGTTTGGATTTTCATTTTCAGCTTCATCTATTTGAAAGGATTGATGTAA
- the qoxB gene encoding cytochrome aa3 quinol oxidase subunit I, producing MDYFDRFAIPHPSPAIYASMVAIGLTMIAIVIGLTYFKKWGYLWDEWLTTVDHKRIGIMYLISALLMLFRGGVDALMMRAQTAVPDNTLLDAQHYNEVFTTHGVVMIIFMAMPFIYALMNFVVPLQIGARDVAFPRLNALSFWLFFMGAMLFNISFVIGGSPDAGWTSYFPLAGNDFSQSVGTNYYMLSIQIAGIGTLISGINFIVTIFKMRAPNMKLMKMPMFTWTALITNAIVVFAFPVLTIALLLGTMDRLFGTHIFSMTNGGMDMLWANLFWVWGHPEVYILILPAFGIYSEVISTFSRRNLYGYTSMVASIVIISFFSFLVWMHHFFTMGQGPLSNSIFSITTMAIAIPTGIKIFNWLLTMRKGKIRFTVPMLYSVGFIPIFTIGGVTGVMLGMASADYQYHNTMFLVAHFHYTIIPGVVFAMLAGLTYWWPKMFGFMLNERIGKWAFWFVAIGFNVTFFPMFFTGLDGQARRMYTYSEATGFGPLNMLSFVGAIGLAIGFALIVYNVYYSVRHSSRDIGSDPWDARTLEWATQTPVQSYNFARTPQVDSIEALWDLKRKGKPIFKGDIEKIHMPNNSGMPFIMSCIFFVWGFSLVFSMWIPAIITTIAIFACMAYRSFEKDDGHYISVEDIKATEKDWEVLADENR from the coding sequence ATGGATTACTTTGATCGATTTGCCATACCTCATCCAAGCCCCGCAATCTACGCATCAATGGTTGCGATCGGTCTAACGATGATTGCAATAGTCATAGGCTTAACCTATTTCAAAAAATGGGGATATCTATGGGATGAATGGTTAACAACGGTTGACCATAAACGGATCGGTATCATGTACCTCATCTCCGCATTACTCATGCTCTTCCGCGGAGGCGTCGACGCACTCATGATGCGTGCGCAAACTGCCGTCCCTGATAACACTCTATTAGACGCACAACATTACAATGAGGTATTTACAACACACGGAGTTGTCATGATCATCTTCATGGCAATGCCATTCATATACGCATTAATGAACTTTGTCGTACCTCTGCAAATCGGAGCACGTGATGTAGCATTCCCACGTTTAAACGCACTTAGTTTCTGGCTGTTCTTCATGGGAGCAATGCTATTCAACATCTCCTTCGTCATCGGAGGTTCTCCTGATGCTGGTTGGACTTCATACTTCCCACTCGCAGGGAATGACTTCAGTCAATCAGTTGGTACAAACTACTACATGCTATCTATCCAGATTGCAGGTATTGGTACATTAATATCTGGTATTAACTTTATCGTTACCATCTTCAAAATGAGAGCACCTAATATGAAATTGATGAAAATGCCAATGTTCACATGGACTGCTTTAATCACAAATGCAATCGTCGTTTTTGCATTCCCTGTCTTGACAATCGCTCTTTTACTTGGAACGATGGACCGGCTATTCGGCACACATATCTTCTCGATGACGAATGGCGGAATGGACATGCTCTGGGCGAACCTATTCTGGGTTTGGGGGCATCCGGAAGTATATATACTTATATTGCCGGCATTCGGTATATATAGTGAAGTTATTTCCACTTTCTCACGCAGAAATCTTTACGGTTATACATCAATGGTCGCTTCAATCGTGATCATTTCGTTTTTCTCATTCCTTGTATGGATGCACCATTTCTTCACGATGGGACAAGGACCGCTTTCTAACAGTATTTTCTCCATCACGACAATGGCGATTGCGATTCCAACCGGTATCAAAATCTTCAACTGGTTGTTGACGATGCGAAAAGGGAAAATCAGATTTACTGTTCCTATGCTCTACTCAGTAGGATTCATCCCGATCTTCACAATCGGTGGGGTGACAGGGGTTATGCTTGGGATGGCGAGTGCCGATTATCAATACCATAATACGATGTTCTTGGTCGCGCATTTCCACTACACAATCATTCCAGGCGTTGTTTTCGCGATGCTTGCGGGTCTAACGTATTGGTGGCCGAAAATGTTCGGCTTCATGTTGAACGAACGTATCGGAAAATGGGCATTCTGGTTTGTTGCAATTGGCTTTAACGTTACATTCTTCCCGATGTTCTTCACTGGACTCGATGGACAAGCACGTCGTATGTACACATATTCTGAAGCAACTGGATTTGGTCCATTGAACATGCTTTCTTTTGTTGGCGCAATCGGACTTGCGATTGGATTTGCATTGATCGTTTACAACGTTTACTATAGCGTGCGCCATTCTTCAAGGGACATCGGTTCGGATCCATGGGATGCTCGTACACTTGAGTGGGCGACGCAAACTCCAGTCCAATCTTATAACTTTGCAAGGACTCCACAAGTCGATTCAATCGAAGCGCTTTGGGACCTTAAAAGAAAAGGGAAGCCGATCTTTAAAGGTGACATCGAAAAGATTCATATGCCAAATAATAGCGGTATGCCGTTTATCATGAGCTGTATTTTCTTCGTCTGGGGCTTCTCGCTCGTATTTAGCATGTGGATCCCGGCAATTATTACAACGATAGCAATATTCGCTTGTATGGCTTATCGTTCATTTGAAAAAGACGATGGACATTATATTTCTGTTGAAGATATTAAAGCTACGGAAAAAGATTGGGAGGTGTTGGCTGATGAAAATAGATAA
- the arcC gene encoding carbamate kinase, whose translation MSKKIVLAIGGNAIIKEGQKGTLEEQIQNIGESSGPVLDLIEEGNTVVITHGNGPQVGNTLIKNQMAESVIPAYPLNVLNAETQGNLGYLIQQVFKNKMVERNINRPIATVVTQSVVDKEDPAFANPTKPIGPFYTKEELDKILETEKISYIEDSGRGYRRVVASPKPVKIVEKEVIEALLDKEITVITAGGGGIPVTEENGILKGADAVIDKDFASALLAAKVKADYLFILTGVEQVAIHFGTSQQQNLFELTVEEALRYMEEGHFAKGSMGPKIEAAILFLQEGGKNVVITSIDKLKDALEGKTGTRVTL comes from the coding sequence ATGAGTAAAAAAATCGTTTTAGCTATCGGCGGAAATGCGATTATTAAAGAAGGTCAAAAAGGTACACTTGAGGAGCAAATTCAAAACATCGGTGAAAGTAGCGGTCCAGTTCTTGACTTGATCGAAGAAGGCAATACAGTTGTCATCACTCATGGGAATGGCCCTCAAGTCGGTAATACGCTAATTAAAAACCAAATGGCAGAATCAGTTATTCCTGCTTATCCTTTGAATGTTTTGAATGCTGAAACACAAGGAAATCTTGGATATCTGATCCAACAAGTGTTCAAAAACAAAATGGTGGAACGTAATATTAACAGACCTATCGCAACGGTTGTTACACAATCCGTCGTAGATAAAGAAGATCCAGCCTTCGCGAACCCGACGAAACCGATTGGTCCATTCTACACAAAAGAAGAATTGGACAAAATCCTTGAAACAGAAAAGATCTCATACATCGAGGATAGCGGTCGCGGATATAGACGTGTCGTTGCTTCTCCAAAACCGGTAAAAATTGTTGAGAAGGAAGTAATCGAAGCGCTTCTTGACAAAGAAATCACTGTTATTACAGCTGGTGGTGGCGGAATCCCCGTCACTGAAGAAAACGGCATTCTAAAAGGTGCAGATGCGGTAATCGATAAAGACTTCGCAAGCGCATTGCTTGCAGCAAAAGTAAAAGCAGATTACCTATTTATCTTAACAGGTGTTGAACAAGTGGCAATCCATTTCGGAACGTCACAACAACAAAACCTGTTTGAATTGACAGTAGAAGAAGCTCTTCGTTATATGGAAGAAGGCCATTTCGCGAAAGGAAGCATGGGTCCGAAAATCGAAGCAGCTATTCTATTCTTGCAAGAAGGCGGCAAAAACGTCGTCATTACTTCAATCGACAAGCTAAAAGATGCACTTGAAGGCAAAACAGGTACACGTGTAACTCTATAA
- the qoxA gene encoding cytochrome aa3 quinol oxidase subunit II encodes MIKKWSFLSLVFALLSVLAGCEPLMVLDPKGPQAETTANVIWISIATMAIVVFAVFGLMAYVVFKYRASKQSEDYEPPHIEGNPIVETIIVAIPVIIIIFLSIVTVKSTYEVEATPKGYEDQKPLVVYASSSDWKWHFSYPEEDIETVNYLYIPTDRALEFRLYSYGPITSFWIPQLGGQKYAMSDMITTLHLAAEVPGEYMGRNANFSGKGFAENIFHVEAMPPEEFDKWVEDVKANAEPLTEEKFEELLEPGHLGQLTFSGTHLGFLPPPEGHHHGSNEHDSEHDSEHAHKDEDTNHSGH; translated from the coding sequence ATGATAAAGAAATGGTCTTTTTTAAGTTTGGTTTTTGCCCTGCTATCAGTATTGGCGGGATGTGAACCACTAATGGTTTTAGACCCAAAAGGTCCGCAAGCTGAAACGACTGCCAATGTCATTTGGATCTCAATTGCGACGATGGCTATCGTAGTATTTGCCGTTTTCGGACTGATGGCTTATGTCGTATTTAAGTACCGCGCTTCAAAGCAAAGTGAGGATTATGAGCCACCACATATTGAAGGAAATCCGATTGTTGAAACAATCATTGTTGCTATTCCAGTAATAATTATTATTTTCCTTTCAATTGTTACGGTCAAATCCACTTATGAAGTTGAGGCGACTCCAAAAGGATATGAGGATCAAAAACCGCTGGTTGTCTATGCTTCATCCTCTGACTGGAAGTGGCATTTCAGTTATCCCGAAGAAGATATTGAAACAGTGAACTACTTATATATCCCAACAGATCGTGCGTTGGAGTTCAGACTTTACTCTTACGGTCCGATTACAAGTTTCTGGATTCCGCAATTAGGCGGACAAAAGTACGCGATGTCAGACATGATCACTACTCTGCACCTCGCTGCGGAAGTACCAGGTGAGTATATGGGAAGAAACGCAAACTTTAGTGGGAAGGGCTTTGCGGAAAACATTTTCCACGTAGAGGCAATGCCTCCTGAGGAATTTGATAAATGGGTTGAGGATGTAAAAGCGAATGCTGAACCCCTTACTGAAGAAAAGTTCGAAGAATTATTAGAACCAGGTCACCTTGGCCAATTAACATTCAGCGGAACTCATTTAGGGTTCTTACCACCACCTGAAGGACATCATCACGGATCGAACGAACACGATTCTGAACATGATTCTGAACATGCACATAAAGATGAAGACACAAACCATTCAGGTCATTAA
- a CDS encoding polysaccharide deacetylase family protein — MTKKGWLLLVFIFIVGFGSFSASGNAAFLNSKIQEDALYKEIQSKSEQHEVKPIDAKIDRVWKAIPGYNGLQVDVEKSYKKMKKVGKYDESMLVFVEIPPAVHLDDLEPQPIFRGNPEKPMVSLLINVAWGDEFIPPILKILDDQEVKATFFFDGSWTKKNPDLAKMIYNKGHEIGNHAYSHPDLQKRSRSETMEEITKTNDIIFETLNVQTKWFGPPSGSFNQQTIDVAHELKMKTILWTVDTVDWRKPDPTEMVNRVVSKVENGSMILMHPTDPVAKGLDRMIREIKSKGLHIGTVSDLMSEKRID; from the coding sequence ATGACAAAAAAAGGTTGGCTACTTCTTGTTTTCATTTTCATAGTGGGGTTTGGAAGTTTTTCGGCATCAGGTAATGCTGCGTTTCTTAACTCCAAGATTCAGGAGGATGCATTATATAAAGAGATTCAGTCAAAAAGTGAACAGCATGAAGTAAAACCGATTGATGCAAAAATTGATAGGGTTTGGAAGGCAATCCCAGGATATAACGGACTCCAAGTTGATGTTGAAAAGAGTTATAAAAAGATGAAGAAGGTAGGCAAATATGATGAATCAATGCTCGTTTTTGTGGAAATACCGCCTGCCGTTCATTTAGACGATTTGGAGCCTCAACCGATTTTCAGAGGGAATCCAGAAAAGCCAATGGTTTCACTACTCATTAATGTAGCTTGGGGCGATGAATTTATCCCACCTATCCTCAAAATATTAGATGATCAAGAAGTGAAAGCGACATTTTTCTTTGATGGCAGTTGGACGAAAAAGAATCCGGATCTCGCTAAGATGATTTATAACAAAGGCCATGAAATTGGCAACCATGCGTACAGCCATCCTGATCTTCAGAAACGTTCAAGGTCCGAGACAATGGAAGAAATCACAAAAACAAATGATATCATTTTTGAAACGCTGAACGTTCAAACGAAATGGTTTGGACCTCCAAGCGGAAGTTTCAATCAACAAACAATAGATGTAGCGCATGAGTTAAAGATGAAAACGATATTATGGACGGTTGATACAGTTGATTGGAGAAAACCTGATCCTACTGAAATGGTTAATCGAGTTGTCTCCAAAGTGGAAAACGGCTCGATGATACTAATGCATCCGACTGATCCTGTAGCTAAAGGCTTGGACAGGATGATTAGGGAAATAAAATCAAAAGGACTACACATAGGCACGGTAAGTGATCTCATGAGTGAAAAAAGGATAGATTGA
- a CDS encoding DUF4256 domain-containing protein, producing MTNILPEDQREELLNVLEARFEKFMDRHRGIEWAKVKEKLEANPEKLWALSEMERTEGEPDVIEYDEKTDEYIFYDCSTESPKGRRSICYDHEALEARKKHKPENSAMNMAAEMGIEILTEEQYWKLQKVGDFDLKTSSWVKTPADIRKLGGALFCDRRYDTVFTYHNGADSYYAARGFRGSLRI from the coding sequence ATGACGAACATTTTACCTGAAGACCAACGTGAAGAATTGCTTAATGTATTGGAAGCGCGTTTTGAAAAATTTATGGATCGACATAGGGGGATTGAGTGGGCGAAAGTAAAAGAAAAGCTTGAAGCGAATCCAGAGAAACTTTGGGCGCTTAGTGAAATGGAAAGGACCGAAGGGGAACCGGATGTTATAGAGTATGATGAAAAGACGGATGAATATATTTTCTATGACTGCTCAACGGAAAGTCCAAAAGGCCGTAGAAGTATTTGTTATGACCATGAAGCTCTTGAAGCAAGAAAAAAGCATAAACCGGAAAATAGTGCGATGAATATGGCAGCCGAAATGGGGATTGAAATCTTAACAGAAGAACAATACTGGAAGTTGCAGAAAGTGGGGGATTTCGATTTGAAAACATCCAGTTGGGTGAAGACCCCTGCAGATATTAGAAAGCTTGGAGGAGCCCTTTTCTGCGACAGGCGTTATGATACTGTGTTTACATACCATAACGGCGCAGATTCTTATTATGCGGCAAGGGGCTTCCGTGGATCATTAAGAATTTGA
- a CDS encoding S9 family peptidase gives MKPPIAKRIPHPHELHGDVREDDYYWLNEKENPEVIQYLEEENKYFEEIMLPLEDETNRIYQSMIDRVPDSEVNVPVQHGQFFYYSRLDKSKQYPIYARKQAASRDLLENVQEEIVLDLNELAVEDGYLSVTAQRMSTDHNLLAYLENRDGTDRCTIHIKNMKTGELLPDRIPNVYLFGSMEWSRSGEYIFYTTVDEHQRPYRLWRHRLGTEVDQDELVYEEVDTTFTLFISKSQSQKFIFVHSHSKTSNETRMIDMDSPLSPLQLFDARRPGILYDVEHWGNELLVLTNENALNFKLLRCPLDDCGSRTTVVEHSEARYLQAMYPFNNSLLIAGRENGLTQIWNLQDGKLDQIDWDEPLYTVAVLSNQSYEADEVLIQYESLLTPKTTYGLNLKTGERKCLQVAPVSGHYDRSRFRQEQLWATAEDGVKVPLTAVYLEGALDNGPAPLILYGYGSYGSNSDPRFDPYRLPILEKGVVFITAQVRGGSEMGRGWYEDGKMQKKRNTFTDFIAAAKHLIDKNYTTSEKMAARGGSAGGLLVGAVANMAGDLFKVIIPAVPFVDVVTTMLDTTIPLTTLEWDEWGDPRKPEDYFYMKSYSPYDNVEAKDYPHLYITTGINDPRVGYFEPAKWVARLRLLKTDDNVIVMKTNMGAGHFGKSGRFNHLKEAAECYAFVLDRLGVQAEEGVSNPR, from the coding sequence TTGAAACCACCTATAGCAAAGCGCATTCCCCATCCTCATGAATTGCATGGCGATGTACGGGAAGATGATTATTATTGGCTGAATGAGAAAGAAAATCCTGAAGTCATCCAGTATTTAGAGGAAGAAAACAAGTATTTTGAAGAAATCATGCTACCACTTGAGGATGAAACAAATCGAATCTATCAGAGCATGATTGACCGTGTTCCTGATTCAGAAGTAAATGTTCCTGTGCAGCATGGACAATTTTTCTATTATTCACGTTTGGATAAAAGCAAACAATATCCAATCTATGCACGTAAGCAGGCGGCAAGCCGCGATCTACTTGAAAATGTACAGGAGGAAATTGTACTCGATCTGAACGAATTAGCAGTTGAAGATGGGTATTTAAGTGTCACGGCACAAAGAATGAGCACGGATCATAACCTTCTTGCGTATTTGGAGAATCGTGATGGCACAGACCGATGCACCATCCATATTAAGAATATGAAGACAGGCGAACTGCTACCCGACCGGATTCCTAATGTCTATTTATTCGGCAGCATGGAGTGGAGCAGGTCCGGTGAGTATATTTTTTACACGACGGTCGATGAGCACCAACGTCCTTATAGATTGTGGCGTCATCGTTTAGGAACTGAAGTAGATCAGGATGAGTTGGTCTACGAAGAAGTCGATACGACTTTCACGCTATTCATCAGCAAGTCGCAAAGTCAAAAGTTCATATTTGTTCATTCACATTCGAAAACATCGAATGAGACTCGCATGATCGATATGGATTCACCACTATCCCCGTTGCAGCTTTTTGATGCACGACGTCCCGGCATTCTATATGATGTCGAGCATTGGGGCAATGAATTGTTAGTCCTGACAAATGAAAATGCACTGAATTTCAAATTGCTCCGTTGCCCTCTTGATGATTGCGGGTCTCGAACGACTGTTGTCGAACATAGCGAGGCACGCTATCTTCAAGCCATGTATCCATTCAATAATTCGCTTCTTATCGCAGGAAGAGAGAATGGACTCACTCAAATTTGGAATTTACAGGATGGTAAATTGGATCAAATCGATTGGGATGAGCCGCTATACACTGTAGCAGTATTATCCAATCAAAGTTATGAGGCGGATGAAGTTTTAATTCAATACGAATCGTTGCTTACACCTAAAACGACTTACGGATTGAATCTTAAAACTGGAGAGAGGAAGTGCTTGCAGGTTGCACCTGTTAGCGGTCACTATGACCGCTCTCGTTTCCGCCAAGAACAACTTTGGGCCACAGCGGAAGATGGCGTGAAAGTTCCGTTGACGGCTGTTTACTTGGAAGGTGCTCTTGATAATGGACCTGCTCCGTTGATTCTTTATGGGTATGGTTCGTATGGTTCAAATAGTGATCCACGCTTTGACCCATATCGACTTCCGATTCTTGAAAAGGGTGTAGTGTTTATCACTGCACAAGTTCGTGGTGGATCAGAAATGGGACGTGGTTGGTATGAGGATGGCAAAATGCAAAAGAAACGTAACACATTCACTGACTTTATCGCGGCGGCGAAACATCTTATCGATAAAAACTATACAACTTCTGAAAAGATGGCGGCCCGCGGAGGCAGTGCTGGAGGCTTGTTAGTCGGTGCGGTTGCTAATATGGCAGGCGATTTGTTTAAGGTGATCATTCCAGCAGTTCCTTTCGTCGATGTTGTGACGACGATGTTAGATACTACAATTCCTCTTACAACACTTGAATGGGATGAATGGGGCGACCCACGTAAACCGGAAGACTATTTTTACATGAAGTCGTATAGCCCGTACGACAATGTTGAAGCAAAAGATTACCCGCATTTGTATATCACGACCGGTATTAACGATCCACGCGTCGGTTATTTTGAACCAGCGAAGTGGGTTGCGAGGCTAAGATTGTTAAAGACTGATGATAATGTCATTGTGATGAAAACGAATATGGGTGCCGGCCATTTTGGTAAGTCCGGACGCTTCAATCATTTAAAGGAAGCTGCTGAATGCTATGCATTTGTACTTGATCGTCTTGGTGTACAAGCTGAAGAAGGAGTATCGAACCCTCGTTAA
- the qoxD gene encoding cytochrome aa3 quinol oxidase subunit IV, whose protein sequence is MSELFPRKQVMGFVFSLVLTAAALTVYFMDVSFVVGITILLVTAFVQAAVQLVGFMHVGESEDKTMIYMNIYYGIAIALFTIFGTLLILVWDM, encoded by the coding sequence ATGAGTGAGTTATTCCCACGTAAACAAGTGATGGGCTTCGTCTTTTCGTTGGTTCTGACGGCGGCAGCGTTGACTGTCTATTTCATGGATGTGTCTTTTGTTGTTGGGATTACGATTCTTTTGGTTACTGCTTTTGTGCAAGCGGCTGTGCAGTTGGTCGGTTTTATGCATGTAGGGGAGTCAGAGGATAAGACGATGATTTATATGAACATCTATTATGGGATTGCTATAGCGTTGTTCACGATTTTTGGAACGTTATTGATATTGGTATGGGATATGTAA